One part of the Candidatus Saccharimonadales bacterium genome encodes these proteins:
- a CDS encoding FAD-dependent oxidoreductase — MKGRNFAILGSGVIGLTTGVLLLEKFPKADVTIYASDFTNLVSHVAGAQFYPIWLGDGIDHSFEKTLKKWFLYSHKRFSEISNPAHDITKIQNYELARSGFVPSYFFDVLPNLKITKRANLPLGYTHMLSFETIMINPLAYLPRLGKKFVAMGGKLRQKTFVNKRQILNLPQSTVFNCLGCGASIFSDESLMPVKGVILRLKPTQGLNHVLSFDDHIIAPRKNETYIGASYIKDNFDLTITSAEKEYVFNGIAQALEHAGHPFSLTTGTLKKQNIIGAMSGFRPIRSGGPRVECEQIDDKKIIHNYGHGGNGVILSWGSSQQAIELADAK, encoded by the coding sequence ATGAAAGGTAGAAACTTTGCAATTTTAGGGTCGGGGGTTATTGGACTTACAACCGGCGTACTGTTGCTCGAAAAATTTCCGAAAGCAGACGTAACAATTTATGCCAGTGATTTTACCAACTTAGTCAGTCATGTTGCAGGAGCACAATTTTATCCAATTTGGCTTGGCGACGGTATTGACCACAGCTTTGAAAAAACTCTAAAAAAATGGTTCTTGTATTCACACAAAAGATTTAGCGAAATATCCAACCCGGCTCATGACATTACAAAAATTCAAAACTATGAACTGGCGAGAAGCGGCTTTGTGCCATCATACTTTTTTGACGTATTACCTAACCTTAAAATCACTAAGCGTGCGAACTTACCACTTGGCTATACCCATATGCTCAGTTTCGAAACCATAATGATTAATCCTCTTGCTTACTTGCCGCGACTCGGCAAAAAATTTGTAGCCATGGGTGGCAAACTAAGACAAAAAACATTCGTAAACAAGCGACAGATCTTAAACTTACCCCAAAGTACGGTTTTTAACTGCCTCGGCTGTGGTGCGTCAATCTTTAGCGATGAATCTTTAATGCCTGTAAAAGGTGTGATTCTCCGCCTAAAGCCAACCCAGGGTTTAAATCACGTACTATCATTTGACGATCACATAATTGCGCCGCGCAAAAATGAGACCTACATCGGCGCCTCTTACATAAAGGACAACTTTGATTTAACGATAACTTCCGCCGAGAAAGAATACGTTTTTAACGGAATAGCACAGGCACTAGAGCATGCCGGCCATCCGTTTAGTTTAACAACGGGCACCTTAAAAAAACAAAATATTATTGGAGCTATGTCGGGTTTTAGACCAATACGATCTGGCGGACCGCGAGTTGAATGTGAGCAAATTGACGACAAAAAAATAATCCACAACTACGGCCACGGTGGCAATGGCGTGATTCTTTCGTGGGGCAGTTCACAACAAGCCATTGAGCTAGCCGATGCAAAGTAA
- a CDS encoding helix-turn-helix domain-containing protein, translating to MSDNNDKIVRMMKQYGLSSAEAVIYIELLSGPSTHLKLSRRTGITRSRVYHVVELLEKRGLAVKFMDDTGSFVKASDPNNFEIELTAQEQKLKERRELLNELIPELLSVQKNDSGLFSVKAYEGESGFRQMAWHELKAKNEILCFGYAEVEVLINDHRWSELHRQMTVEAGYKIREIVNYDSKSSIRSFTANDEYLKRYECRAIPKETVSLSNQIVIYNNVVNTYHWREGVQIGVEIISDSYSQTMRAVFEQFWGLAEPVEITKE from the coding sequence ATGTCTGACAACAACGACAAAATAGTTAGAATGATGAAGCAGTACGGTTTGTCCAGTGCCGAAGCTGTTATTTACATCGAACTTTTGAGCGGCCCATCAACTCATTTAAAGTTGAGCCGAAGAACAGGAATTACAAGAAGTCGTGTTTATCACGTTGTAGAACTTTTAGAGAAACGTGGTCTAGCGGTTAAGTTTATGGATGACACAGGCTCTTTTGTTAAGGCTAGCGATCCTAACAATTTTGAAATTGAACTGACCGCGCAAGAGCAGAAGCTAAAAGAGCGACGAGAGTTGCTGAATGAACTTATCCCAGAGTTATTGTCGGTTCAAAAAAATGATTCAGGATTGTTTTCGGTCAAGGCTTATGAAGGCGAATCCGGGTTTAGGCAAATGGCCTGGCACGAACTAAAGGCAAAAAATGAAATTCTATGTTTTGGCTACGCCGAAGTAGAAGTGTTAATTAATGACCACCGATGGTCGGAGTTGCATCGCCAAATGACAGTTGAGGCTGGATACAAGATTCGTGAGATTGTAAATTATGATTCTAAGAGTAGTATTAGATCTTTCACTGCCAACGACGAGTATTTAAAGAGGTACGAGTGTAGGGCAATTCCTAAAGAGACGGTATCGTTGAGTAATCAGATTGTAATTTACAATAACGTTGTTAATACTTATCACTGGCGTGAAGGTGTGCAGATTGGTGTTGAAATAATCAGTGATAGTTATTCTCAAACTATGAGGGCGGTTTTTGAGCAGTTCTGGGGTTTGGCTGAGCCGGTGGAGATCACTAAAGAATAA
- a CDS encoding DUF2569 family protein, protein MSEKSKESTKNLNGVKGWLALFIVAMGIGIIVNLLSLTEYSGAFADIKSIQSEMPEFVNAMIPALWFEVIQNIILIASAAAVITLIIMRKSVAKIGAIALISGAFIFVLADYIWVALIFSQNNLDLGLIESSGSDVVRSLITAAIWIPYFTASKRVKATLVK, encoded by the coding sequence ATGTCGGAAAAATCTAAAGAATCAACTAAAAATTTAAACGGCGTAAAAGGCTGGCTAGCATTATTTATTGTGGCGATGGGGATTGGGATTATCGTTAATCTCCTTTCTTTAACCGAATACTCTGGTGCTTTTGCTGACATTAAAAGTATTCAAAGTGAAATGCCAGAATTTGTTAATGCGATGATTCCGGCACTTTGGTTTGAAGTTATTCAAAATATAATTCTAATCGCCAGCGCTGCTGCCGTTATAACTTTAATAATTATGCGAAAGTCTGTTGCTAAAATTGGTGCGATCGCACTTATTTCGGGCGCATTTATATTCGTTCTAGCTGATTATATTTGGGTAGCGTTGATTTTCTCTCAGAACAATCTTGATCTAGGTCTAATCGAGAGCTCAGGCAGTGACGTTGTAAGAAGTTTGATTACAGCAGCCATTTGGATTCCGTATTTCACTGCCTCTAAACGGGTAAAAGCGACTTTGGTCAAATAA
- a CDS encoding LemA family protein yields the protein MTLTWILIIVAVILVIVVIAIYNGLVKLKIRTEEAWSDITVQLKRRMDLIPNLVNAVKGYAKHEKEVFENVTKARADVLGANGVKETAKAENQFEQTLKSLFAVAENYPQLRATENFQKLQDELTDTEDKIMASRRFYNGAVRELNTKTDTFPSNMIANAFGFKKRDFFEVENMADVEKPVEVKL from the coding sequence ATGACTTTGACTTGGATTTTGATTATAGTTGCGGTTATTTTAGTGATCGTTGTGATTGCAATATACAACGGTTTAGTTAAGCTTAAGATTCGCACCGAGGAAGCCTGGAGCGATATTACAGTTCAACTTAAGAGGCGAATGGATTTAATTCCAAACCTTGTTAATGCTGTAAAAGGTTACGCAAAGCACGAAAAAGAAGTTTTTGAAAACGTAACAAAAGCGCGCGCAGACGTACTGGGTGCTAATGGCGTAAAAGAGACGGCCAAAGCTGAAAATCAATTTGAGCAGACTTTAAAAAGTTTGTTTGCAGTCGCGGAAAACTATCCACAACTTCGCGCTACCGAAAACTTTCAAAAGCTTCAGGATGAGCTAACTGACACCGAAGACAAAATCATGGCGTCGCGACGCTTTTATAATGGTGCAGTACGCGAGCTAAACACTAAAACCGACACTTTTCCTAGCAATATGATTGCCAACGCATTTGGTTTTAAAAAGCGCGACTTTTTTGAAGTAGAAAACATGGCCGACGTGGAAAAGCCTGTCGAAGTTAAACTGTAG
- a CDS encoding M48 family metallopeptidase has protein sequence MYSAIAANKRKTIFIMLLFIFIIAVLGVIFSYLYGDLSIFYMCLVGAVIYSAIQYFAGSSLALAMTGARQIKKSDDPRLFRVVENLSISTGMPMPKVYIIDDPGLNAFATGRDPKNASVAVTSGLLAVMNKSELEAVMAHELGHVQNYDIRVMMIVFALVAAIGFIADMLIRFTWFGDRDRNVHPIVLIVGLAAAVIAPFVAFMVQLAVSRRREFLADSTAALTTRYPDALADALQKIHDHGSVLKSQNSSTAHFFFANPLKPGMFAKFFSTHPPVGERIARLRAMSDKL, from the coding sequence ATGTATTCTGCAATTGCCGCTAACAAGCGAAAAACTATTTTTATAATGCTGCTTTTTATTTTTATAATTGCAGTTTTGGGCGTTATCTTTAGTTATCTTTATGGTGATTTAAGTATTTTTTACATGTGTTTAGTTGGGGCTGTGATTTATAGTGCAATCCAGTATTTCGCGGGCTCTAGCTTAGCGCTTGCCATGACCGGCGCGAGGCAGATTAAAAAATCAGACGATCCACGACTTTTTAGGGTAGTAGAGAACTTAAGTATTTCTACTGGAATGCCCATGCCCAAGGTCTATATTATTGATGATCCTGGGCTTAATGCTTTTGCGACGGGACGTGATCCTAAAAACGCTTCGGTCGCGGTAACTAGCGGGTTGCTTGCGGTCATGAACAAGTCAGAGCTTGAGGCTGTAATGGCACACGAGCTAGGTCATGTTCAAAATTATGATATTAGAGTAATGATGATCGTCTTTGCATTGGTTGCGGCAATAGGTTTTATCGCCGATATGTTAATTAGGTTTACTTGGTTCGGCGACCGCGATCGAAATGTTCATCCAATTGTGTTAATTGTCGGCCTGGCGGCTGCAGTAATCGCACCGTTTGTAGCCTTTATGGTTCAGCTCGCAGTTTCGCGCAGACGAGAGTTTTTGGCCGATAGCACGGCAGCACTTACGACTCGCTACCCTGACGCCTTGGCGGATGCTCTGCAAAAAATTCACGATCACGGGTCGGTTTTAAAGAGTCAAAATTCATCTACAGCGCATTTCTTTTTTGCTAATCCGTTAAAGCCAGGTATGTTTGCTAAATTTTTTAGCACGCATCCGCCGGTCGGTGAACGAATTGCGCGTCTAAGGGCAATGAGTGATAAGCTATAA
- the ligA gene encoding NAD-dependent DNA ligase LigA: protein MNKTQASDRIHKLRDLINEYRYEYHVNNRSIMSEAAADGLKHELAELEGEFPDLVTPDSPTQRVAGEPLPQFVSAEHKYPMLSLNDVFDQGEVSAWEARIQKLVPGQKLEYFADIKMDGLACSLVYQNGILVRALTRGNGRVGEDVTANLRTLESVPLKLNKSAQTTTFEQGYTEVRGEIVMYKSDFEALNEQRAKAGLPLFANPRNLAAGTVRQLDPKLVVGRPLKFRAWDLRRDDSSEVPTNEFCYEILAKLGFLVNDQAELVGSVTDVMKFAKKWEEKRLRLPFNTDGLVVKVNDRAVFEKLGVVGKAPRGAVAYKYPAEQATTKVKDIFVSIGRTGAATPVAVLEPVVVAGSTVQMATLHNEGEVKRKDVRVGDTVIIHKAGDIIPEVVEVLKTLRTGKEQPFEMPKKCPECGSDLKKEDAEAVWRCLNYACPARVHNQIQHYTSKSALDIEGMGEKNVLALLDANLIRDPADLYTLTKDQLLKLDRFAEISASKLIDAIAVKKHPSLSHFIYALGIRHVGAQTAVDLSNKFGNLDSLSSATIDELRQVEGVGEVVAESIMTWFASAQNQQLLAKFANAGVEPMEVKRVNGGKLQGLGFVVSGTLETMEREQAGDKIRQLGGTFQSSVGKNTDYLVLGENPGASKVAKAEKLGTRIIDEKMLLKMLQ, encoded by the coding sequence ATGAACAAAACACAAGCATCTGATCGAATTCATAAACTTCGGGATCTCATAAACGAGTATCGATACGAGTATCACGTAAACAACCGCTCAATTATGAGCGAGGCAGCCGCAGATGGTTTAAAGCACGAGCTTGCTGAACTAGAAGGTGAATTTCCGGATCTTGTAACGCCTGATTCACCAACTCAGCGCGTGGCCGGCGAGCCGCTGCCACAATTTGTTAGTGCAGAGCACAAGTATCCGATGCTCAGTTTGAATGACGTTTTTGATCAAGGGGAGGTATCGGCCTGGGAGGCTAGAATCCAAAAATTAGTTCCTGGTCAAAAATTAGAATACTTTGCTGATATTAAAATGGACGGTTTAGCGTGCTCGCTGGTTTACCAAAACGGCATTTTAGTTAGGGCGCTAACCAGGGGCAATGGACGAGTCGGCGAGGATGTAACCGCAAACTTAAGAACGCTTGAATCCGTTCCGTTAAAACTTAATAAATCCGCTCAAACAACTACTTTTGAGCAAGGTTACACAGAAGTTCGGGGCGAAATCGTCATGTATAAATCTGACTTTGAGGCTCTTAACGAACAGCGTGCAAAAGCTGGATTGCCACTTTTTGCCAATCCACGAAACTTGGCCGCGGGTACCGTGCGTCAACTCGATCCAAAGTTAGTTGTCGGGCGCCCACTTAAATTTAGAGCTTGGGATCTAAGACGCGATGATTCTAGTGAGGTTCCTACCAATGAGTTTTGCTACGAAATATTAGCTAAACTTGGTTTTTTGGTTAACGATCAGGCCGAGCTTGTAGGCAGCGTGACGGACGTAATGAAGTTTGCTAAAAAATGGGAAGAAAAACGCCTAAGACTGCCGTTTAATACAGACGGCTTGGTGGTAAAAGTAAACGACCGCGCGGTTTTTGAAAAACTTGGGGTAGTGGGTAAAGCTCCTCGCGGAGCAGTCGCTTATAAATATCCAGCCGAGCAGGCAACCACAAAGGTTAAGGACATTTTTGTGAGCATTGGTCGAACTGGCGCGGCAACGCCGGTGGCAGTTTTAGAACCTGTAGTCGTCGCTGGATCAACAGTGCAAATGGCAACTTTGCATAACGAGGGCGAAGTTAAACGCAAGGATGTAAGGGTTGGAGATACTGTAATTATTCACAAGGCTGGCGATATCATCCCTGAGGTAGTAGAGGTTTTAAAAACGCTCCGTACCGGTAAGGAACAACCTTTTGAAATGCCAAAAAAATGTCCGGAATGTGGTAGTGACCTAAAAAAAGAAGATGCCGAAGCTGTGTGGCGCTGCCTAAATTACGCCTGTCCAGCTCGAGTTCACAACCAGATCCAACATTACACCAGTAAATCAGCTTTAGATATTGAGGGTATGGGCGAAAAGAACGTTTTGGCTCTCCTGGATGCAAATTTGATTCGCGACCCGGCAGATTTATATACATTGACCAAGGATCAGTTGCTGAAGCTTGATAGGTTTGCAGAGATTTCGGCTAGCAAATTAATTGACGCGATTGCCGTAAAAAAGCATCCGAGCCTGAGCCATTTTATTTATGCTCTAGGAATAAGGCACGTTGGCGCGCAGACTGCGGTAGATTTAAGCAATAAATTTGGTAACCTAGATAGCTTAAGCAGCGCAACGATTGATGAGCTGAGACAAGTTGAAGGTGTTGGTGAGGTTGTGGCCGAGAGTATTATGACGTGGTTTGCAAGCGCCCAGAACCAGCAGTTGTTGGCGAAGTTTGCAAACGCTGGCGTAGAACCGATGGAAGTAAAACGCGTGAACGGTGGTAAACTTCAGGGATTGGGTTTCGTGGTTTCTGGAACTCTGGAAACCATGGAGCGCGAACAAGCAGGCGACAAGATTCGACAGCTTGGCGGAACTTTTCAGTCGTCTGTTGGAAAAAACACAGACTATTTGGTTTTAGGTGAAAATCCCGGTGCCTCTAAAGTCGCTAAAGCCGAAAAGCTGGGAACGCGAATTATCGACGAAAAAATGCTGCTAAAAATGCTACAATAG
- the murF gene encoding UDP-N-acetylmuramoyl-tripeptide--D-alanyl-D-alanine ligase: MKQLVTNLLELQAKRLLKKFKPKVVAVVGSVGKTSTKLNIATVLSERYKVLAHYGSYNVPASVPLSMFNLKAPANAKSPFAWIKILSQMQKILSSDYSFDVLVLELGTDHPGEIAYFKRYLNPDVSVVTAVSPEHMAGFGTLDAVAKEELAVTEYSKLTLINRDDIDGSFAKLIPDGTNLDTYGTSGVAEYRFETDEFVPGKGFTGKFISPEFKELKVVLGVVGEHNVRTVVAAGTVGIKLGLSAEQVVDGMKKVKPVMGRMNLLKGLENTTIIDDTYNSSPLAAVAALQTLYQFQTPQRIAILGSMNELGDYSKQAHEEVASACDPASLDWVVTIGQEAKTYMTPILQKKGCRVENFTSPYDAGNFVHKIMQPKAVILAKGSQNGVFAEEAVKMLLHSTTEEEQLVRQDPDWMAIKQQQFGEK, encoded by the coding sequence ATGAAACAGCTTGTAACTAACTTATTGGAACTTCAAGCCAAGCGCCTTTTAAAAAAGTTTAAACCTAAGGTTGTGGCGGTTGTCGGTAGTGTTGGTAAAACCAGTACTAAACTTAATATTGCCACTGTTTTAAGCGAGCGCTACAAAGTTTTGGCGCACTATGGTAGTTACAACGTGCCTGCTTCGGTGCCGCTGAGTATGTTTAATTTAAAGGCGCCTGCAAATGCAAAAAGTCCTTTTGCTTGGATTAAAATCTTATCTCAAATGCAGAAGATTTTAAGTAGTGATTATTCGTTCGATGTTTTAGTTTTAGAACTCGGGACCGACCATCCTGGTGAAATAGCTTATTTTAAACGCTATCTAAATCCGGATGTTTCAGTGGTTACCGCAGTTTCGCCGGAACATATGGCTGGCTTCGGCACCCTAGATGCCGTAGCTAAAGAAGAGCTGGCGGTGACTGAGTATTCAAAATTAACACTTATAAATCGCGATGACATCGATGGTTCTTTTGCAAAGTTAATCCCGGATGGTACAAATTTGGATACATACGGCACTAGTGGCGTGGCCGAGTATCGATTTGAAACCGATGAATTTGTTCCGGGCAAAGGCTTTACTGGTAAGTTTATCTCGCCGGAATTCAAGGAGCTAAAGGTTGTTTTAGGCGTTGTTGGTGAGCATAATGTTCGAACCGTTGTTGCGGCCGGAACGGTTGGGATAAAACTGGGCTTAAGCGCCGAGCAAGTTGTAGACGGGATGAAAAAGGTCAAACCTGTTATGGGGCGAATGAACCTGCTAAAAGGTCTCGAGAACACCACAATTATCGATGACACATATAATTCCAGTCCACTGGCGGCTGTTGCTGCGCTGCAAACTTTGTATCAATTCCAAACGCCGCAACGCATTGCAATTTTAGGTTCAATGAACGAGCTCGGCGACTATTCTAAACAAGCGCACGAAGAAGTTGCGAGTGCGTGCGATCCGGCCTCTCTGGATTGGGTTGTGACAATTGGCCAAGAAGCTAAAACTTACATGACCCCAATTTTGCAAAAAAAAGGTTGCAGGGTCGAAAACTTTACGAGTCCATACGATGCCGGAAATTTTGTCCATAAAATAATGCAGCCAAAAGCGGTGATTTTAGCAAAAGGCTCGCAAAATGGTGTGTTTGCCGAAGAAGCCGTAAAAATGCTGCTTCATTCAACTACCGAAGAAGAACAGCTTGTACGCCAAGACCCGGACTGGATGGCGATTAAACAGCAGCAGTTTGGTGAAAAATGA
- a CDS encoding class I tRNA ligase family protein, whose product MKRYNPNEIEPKWQKNWADQGTYKVNLKDDSRQKYFGFAMLPYPSGSGLHTGHVRTYTLADVTVRAKRQQGFNAYNPIGWDAFGLPAENYAIKTGTSPKETTDKAIVRFKEQLSRIGMSYDWTKEINTSDPEYYRWTQWIFTKLFEHGLAYQKESLQWWCDIDKTVLANEQVIGGKCWRHDGPSDPLVTKKALKQWFFKITDYVDELLDSTDDLEWPESIKTMQKNWIGKSVGAEIYFKLDDSDEQIKVFTTRPDTLYGATFIVLAPEHELTLKLATSDNKRSVEEYIKQAQAKTDVERQETDREKTGVFTGSYAINPINGEKIPVWTADYALSGYGTGAIMAVPAHDERDFEFAKKYDLPIVEVVAPEFGEKREDEQFVDGSTVFVYSKSTNRFLGLKATGGTYLVAGGINEGETHEACALRELGEEAGIYKVAELYKLGSQGFAHYRHVAKKANRFASTQPFIAIVEDEKNGEAKQEIHENFTNQWMSGDELYAEIDKLDGGKHWLEMLRRAISFVRDYKAGKINNTGIFDGKLLNEGILINSGEFNNLATFEAREKVVEHLISQNKANWSTNYKIRDWLISRQRYWGAPIPIVHCEKDGAVAIPEDQLPVKLPVITDYKAEAGKSPLAKVTDWVTTTCPKCGGPATRETDTMDGYACSSWYFLRYLDPHNNEQAWDPKIINHWMPIDFYNGADHAVSHLLYARFWMHFFHKIGLVADPEPVKKLVYNAYVLASDGTKMSKSKGNVVDPLEVVESGYGADALRVYEMFLAPFDMEAPWDDKGVPGSYRFLRRVWDVTQEFLAAGDLTDDKNSELDKVTNKTVKKVTADIEVTKFNTAIAAMMEMVNFLYKFKAENAINTNQFKQTLQSLLRLLAPFAPHISEELWYQLGAKNTIHIDNWPIWDENAIKVDSITIVVQVNGKLRAKLQMPADANQKQIEEQAKIDESVAKYLAGTQPKRVIYVPGKLLNIVV is encoded by the coding sequence ATGAAACGCTACAATCCAAACGAAATCGAACCAAAATGGCAAAAAAACTGGGCTGATCAAGGCACTTACAAGGTGAATCTAAAAGATGACTCACGCCAAAAATATTTTGGCTTTGCGATGCTACCTTATCCGAGCGGGTCTGGCCTGCACACTGGGCACGTTCGCACCTACACCTTAGCCGACGTAACTGTTCGAGCCAAACGTCAACAGGGCTTTAACGCTTATAACCCAATTGGCTGGGATGCTTTTGGTTTGCCTGCAGAAAATTACGCGATTAAAACTGGAACTTCGCCAAAAGAAACTACCGATAAAGCGATTGTGCGCTTTAAAGAACAGCTTAGTCGAATCGGCATGAGCTACGACTGGACTAAAGAGATTAACACTTCTGATCCGGAATACTACCGTTGGACTCAGTGGATTTTTACAAAATTATTCGAGCACGGCTTAGCTTATCAAAAAGAAAGCTTGCAGTGGTGGTGTGACATTGATAAAACTGTTTTAGCAAACGAACAAGTTATAGGTGGTAAGTGTTGGCGTCACGACGGACCTAGCGACCCTTTAGTTACTAAAAAAGCGCTCAAGCAATGGTTCTTTAAAATTACCGACTACGTTGATGAACTTTTAGATAGTACAGATGATCTTGAGTGGCCAGAATCGATTAAAACTATGCAAAAAAACTGGATCGGCAAAAGCGTAGGTGCCGAGATCTACTTTAAACTCGATGACAGTGACGAGCAAATAAAAGTTTTTACAACTCGCCCGGATACTCTTTATGGCGCAACTTTTATTGTCTTGGCACCAGAGCATGAGCTTACGTTGAAGCTTGCGACGTCTGACAACAAGCGCTCGGTAGAAGAATATATTAAGCAAGCCCAAGCAAAAACCGATGTAGAGCGTCAAGAAACGGATCGCGAAAAAACTGGGGTTTTTACGGGCAGCTATGCTATTAATCCAATAAACGGTGAAAAAATCCCGGTTTGGACTGCCGACTACGCACTAAGCGGTTATGGTACGGGTGCGATTATGGCCGTGCCAGCTCACGACGAGCGCGACTTTGAATTTGCTAAAAAGTATGATCTGCCTATCGTTGAAGTGGTGGCTCCAGAATTCGGCGAAAAGCGTGAAGACGAACAATTTGTAGATGGTTCTACAGTTTTTGTTTACAGCAAAAGTACTAATAGGTTCTTAGGCCTTAAGGCAACCGGGGGCACATATTTAGTTGCTGGGGGGATAAACGAAGGTGAAACTCACGAAGCATGCGCACTGCGCGAATTAGGCGAAGAGGCTGGAATTTACAAAGTGGCAGAACTATATAAGCTTGGTAGTCAAGGTTTTGCACATTATCGTCATGTTGCAAAAAAAGCAAATAGATTTGCGTCAACCCAGCCCTTTATTGCAATTGTCGAGGATGAAAAAAATGGAGAAGCAAAGCAAGAAATCCACGAAAACTTTACAAACCAATGGATGAGCGGCGATGAGCTTTATGCAGAAATTGACAAGCTCGACGGTGGAAAGCATTGGCTAGAAATGTTGCGTCGTGCGATAAGTTTCGTTCGTGACTACAAGGCTGGCAAAATAAACAATACTGGAATTTTCGACGGTAAACTACTTAACGAAGGTATTCTTATCAACTCTGGTGAGTTTAACAATCTTGCGACTTTTGAGGCTCGTGAGAAAGTTGTCGAACACTTGATTTCCCAGAACAAGGCTAACTGGAGTACTAATTACAAAATCCGCGACTGGCTTATTAGTCGTCAGCGCTATTGGGGTGCGCCAATTCCAATTGTGCACTGCGAAAAAGATGGTGCAGTGGCGATCCCAGAAGATCAGTTACCGGTTAAGTTACCGGTAATTACTGATTACAAGGCTGAAGCTGGCAAGTCCCCGCTAGCCAAAGTTACTGATTGGGTAACTACGACTTGCCCAAAATGTGGTGGTCCAGCGACTCGCGAAACCGACACCATGGATGGCTATGCCTGTAGTAGCTGGTATTTTTTGCGCTATCTTGATCCGCATAACAACGAGCAGGCATGGGATCCAAAAATTATAAACCATTGGATGCCAATTGACTTTTATAACGGGGCTGATCACGCGGTTTCGCATTTGCTCTATGCTCGTTTTTGGATGCACTTTTTCCATAAAATTGGCCTAGTTGCAGACCCTGAGCCAGTTAAAAAACTTGTTTACAATGCATATGTTTTAGCGAGTGATGGCACAAAAATGAGTAAATCTAAAGGTAACGTGGTTGATCCGCTCGAGGTGGTCGAAAGCGGCTACGGCGCTGATGCTCTGCGGGTCTACGAAATGTTCTTGGCGCCATTCGATATGGAAGCGCCGTGGGACGACAAAGGCGTGCCGGGGTCTTACCGCTTTTTGCGTCGAGTTTGGGATGTCACGCAAGAATTTTTGGCCGCTGGCGATTTAACTGACGATAAAAATAGTGAGTTAGACAAGGTTACGAATAAAACCGTTAAAAAAGTTACAGCCGATATCGAGGTTACAAAATTCAATACCGCGATAGCTGCAATGATGGAAATGGTGAATTTTCTATACAAGTTTAAGGCCGAGAATGCAATAAATACTAATCAGTTTAAGCAAACTTTACAAAGTTTATTGCGGCTACTTGCGCCGTTCGCGCCGCATATTTCGGAAGAACTTTGGTATCAGCTGGGTGCGAAAAACACCATACACATTGATAATTGGCCCATTTGGGATGAAAATGCTATAAAAGTAGACTCAATTACGATCGTAGTTCAGGTTAATGGTAAGCTTCGTGCGAAGCTGCAAATGCCTGCCGACGCTAACCAAAAACAGATTGAAGAGCAAGCTAAAATTGACGAATCGGTAGCCAAATATCTGGCAGGCACACAGCCAAAGCGCGTGATTTACGTGCCGGGTAAACTGTTGAATATTGTTGTTTGA
- the nusB gene encoding transcription antitermination factor NusB, which yields MASNRHLGRIIALQTLYEYEFRVDSGDETVALDEVLSRNLDRYSEAIEDKSFVEKLTKGVQGAVSKLDALIQPIAPEWPIEQISRIDRTILRMAVFELTQMQDLVPPKVAINEAVELAKAFGSENSSKFVNGVLGTAYRTLVEGKKADASTSS from the coding sequence ATGGCATCTAATCGTCACCTAGGTCGCATAATTGCACTACAAACTCTATACGAATATGAGTTTAGAGTTGATAGTGGCGATGAAACAGTAGCACTCGATGAAGTTTTATCGAGGAATCTTGATCGTTACAGCGAAGCTATAGAAGACAAAAGTTTTGTCGAAAAGCTTACAAAAGGCGTTCAAGGCGCTGTTTCAAAGTTAGATGCCTTAATCCAGCCAATTGCACCTGAATGGCCAATTGAACAGATATCGCGCATTGATCGCACGATTCTTCGTATGGCCGTATTTGAGCTAACACAAATGCAGGATTTGGTACCGCCAAAAGTTGCAATTAACGAAGCGGTTGAGCTCGCTAAAGCATTTGGCTCGGAAAACTCGTCGAAGTTTGTTAACGGTGTGTTGGGTACGGCCTACCGCACACTTGTAGAAGGTAAAAAAGCCGATGCAAGTACCAGTTCCTAG